Proteins found in one Limnobaculum xujianqingii genomic segment:
- a CDS encoding ANR family transcriptional regulator, producing the protein MTNRAFRIVSQRAVNAEKSGNYAAAYTYWHDASLLAVKPVNVWHAETRRDFCATCNRYGWGKKYAS; encoded by the coding sequence ATGACTAATCGTGCTTTTCGAATTGTTTCACAACGAGCTGTCAATGCTGAGAAGTCCGGCAACTATGCGGCAGCTTATACCTACTGGCACGACGCTTCCTTGTTAGCCGTTAAGCCCGTTAACGTTTGGCATGCAGAAACCCGCCGGGACTTTTGCGCGACCTGCAACCGTTACGGATGGGGGAAGAAATATGCGAGCTAA
- a CDS encoding DUF2786 domain-containing protein, giving the protein MKDKEKYLAKIKKLLNLANRSSNANEAANALSQAQKMMNQHGVTSTDVELSEIAESASKGAPSDAATMPRYMSLLFGMICRAFGVDGYWSYRISGKYGIPKRIAKFIGVNERPQIAAYAFDVLSRQIKRARKEFLTTQNKRIKTSTKTARADQFCEGWISGAYKAVTPFIIPDDEKNLMAVYMDKLTEEHNLKEGKTRGAKDCRGSDDARFSGYLAGRDVKLHAAVNGATNTTVLLGDSL; this is encoded by the coding sequence ATGAAAGACAAAGAAAAATACTTAGCCAAAATTAAAAAGTTATTGAATTTGGCAAATCGCAGCTCAAATGCAAATGAAGCAGCAAACGCATTAAGTCAAGCGCAAAAAATGATGAATCAACATGGTGTTACATCAACCGATGTTGAATTGTCAGAAATCGCGGAAAGTGCCAGTAAAGGTGCGCCATCTGATGCAGCGACAATGCCTCGTTATATGAGCTTATTGTTTGGGATGATATGTCGAGCTTTTGGTGTTGATGGCTATTGGAGTTATCGAATTTCAGGTAAGTATGGAATTCCAAAACGCATCGCTAAATTTATTGGTGTGAATGAACGACCACAAATCGCAGCTTACGCCTTTGATGTGTTATCGCGACAAATAAAACGCGCTCGTAAAGAGTTTTTAACCACACAAAATAAACGAATTAAGACCAGCACAAAAACAGCCCGAGCCGATCAGTTCTGTGAAGGTTGGATCTCCGGTGCCTATAAAGCGGTAACGCCATTCATTATCCCTGATGATGAAAAAAACTTAATGGCTGTTTACATGGATAAACTTACAGAAGAACACAATTTAAAGGAAGGAAAGACCCGAGGCGCAAAAGATTGTCGGGGAAGTGATGACGCTCGCTTTTCTGGTTATTTAGCTGGTCGTGACGTTAAGTTACATGCAGCAGTTAACGGGGCAACCAATACTACTGTGTTATTGGGGGATTCATTATGA
- a CDS encoding gp16 family protein, protein MANLIQLIHIGKNALQWSDDVYRDVLYRITGCTSAKQCKPEQQQKILDYMKEQGFTPEKKKDHGRRPNVSAGRQRTLNKIEALLTDAERSWGYAESMAGHMFKQPVIEWLTDSQLTKLMQALI, encoded by the coding sequence ATGGCTAACCTCATTCAATTGATCCACATTGGAAAAAATGCGTTGCAATGGTCTGATGATGTTTACCGGGATGTTTTATACAGAATTACGGGCTGCACCAGTGCAAAGCAATGTAAGCCCGAGCAGCAACAGAAAATCCTTGATTACATGAAGGAGCAAGGCTTTACCCCAGAAAAGAAAAAAGACCACGGACGCCGCCCTAACGTTTCCGCCGGACGTCAGCGGACATTAAATAAAATCGAAGCTTTACTCACTGATGCTGAACGTTCTTGGGGGTATGCAGAAAGCATGGCGGGTCATATGTTTAAACAGCCTGTTATTGAGTGGTTGACCGACTCACAGCTAACAAAGCTTATGCAAGCTTTGATTTGA
- a CDS encoding Mor transcription activator family protein — MNLEELKDFLPGNIQEAAEIIGYPATLKLVEKLGGITFPFSKGVGAFGKTRIALLVQAIGKDHADKLMSHFGGEDFYIPRCAEALREHRNRQFLSAFDDMKNAGESASMSLTILCPQFGFSDRFAWELLSKYNRTDANKQDTLF; from the coding sequence ATGAATCTTGAAGAGTTAAAAGATTTCTTGCCGGGTAATATTCAGGAAGCCGCCGAAATCATCGGATATCCGGCAACGTTGAAGCTGGTCGAGAAATTGGGTGGAATCACTTTTCCGTTTAGTAAGGGAGTAGGCGCATTCGGTAAAACCCGAATTGCACTGTTAGTTCAGGCCATTGGGAAAGATCACGCAGATAAGTTAATGTCACATTTCGGCGGAGAAGATTTTTATATCCCTCGTTGTGCGGAGGCACTACGCGAACACCGTAACCGCCAATTTTTATCCGCATTTGATGATATGAAGAACGCGGGAGAATCAGCATCAATGAGCCTGACAATTCTTTGCCCTCAGTTTGGTTTTTCTGATCGTTTTGCGTGGGAGTTATTAAGTAAGTACAATCGCACCGATGCCAATAAACAAGACACCTTATTTTAA
- a CDS encoding N-acetylmuramoyl-L-alanine amidase, with translation MSYINRIVIHCAATANGRRLANARETAAAVIDRWHKDRGFRRSTPFVNEFSPGLRHIGYHFVIDTNGTVEKGRAIGETGAHAKGYNTGSIGICLVGTDKFTQAQWEALALLYADLVEKYPRAVVCGHRDLSPDLNGDGKITSNEWTKICPGFDVAGWQALLLSPRSEWVCEEKP, from the coding sequence ATGTCATATATCAACCGAATTGTTATCCACTGCGCCGCGACTGCCAACGGTCGCCGCCTCGCCAATGCTCGGGAAACTGCCGCCGCTGTTATTGACCGTTGGCATAAAGACCGGGGCTTCCGTCGTTCAACGCCGTTCGTTAATGAATTTAGTCCCGGCCTGCGTCATATCGGTTATCACTTTGTCATTGATACAAATGGAACCGTTGAAAAAGGCCGGGCAATTGGTGAAACCGGCGCTCACGCCAAAGGCTACAACACCGGCTCAATTGGTATTTGTCTTGTAGGTACGGATAAATTCACGCAAGCACAGTGGGAAGCACTGGCGCTGCTTTATGCTGATTTAGTCGAAAAGTATCCTCGCGCCGTTGTTTGTGGTCATCGTGACCTGTCCCCCGACCTGAACGGCGATGGGAAAATCACATCAAACGAATGGACAAAAATTTGCCCCGGCTTTGATGTTGCCGGTTGGCAAGCCCTTTTATTGTCGCCTCGCTCTGAATGGGTTTGCGAGGAAAAGCCATGA
- a CDS encoding DUF1804 family protein encodes MAHPRETRDRLRRSYVFDGLSMEIAAAQLSVSFATARRWKKDALDKGDDWEKQKSAHMMAGGGLEDVSRSLLSNMVIQFKSTMEAINGFDMSVIEPEKQMPLLAKRVEMLASLADAYNKSISASKRLLPETSQLALSLEVLQKLGVFISEHYPQHLQAFAEVLEPFGEVIEKSYG; translated from the coding sequence ATGGCGCACCCACGCGAAACAAGAGACAGGCTCCGCCGTTCCTATGTGTTTGATGGGTTATCAATGGAGATTGCCGCAGCACAACTGAGCGTTTCATTTGCAACGGCTCGCCGCTGGAAAAAAGATGCGCTCGACAAAGGGGACGATTGGGAGAAACAAAAGTCCGCGCACATGATGGCAGGAGGTGGGCTTGAGGATGTTTCGCGTTCACTGCTCTCCAATATGGTTATTCAGTTTAAAAGCACGATGGAAGCTATCAACGGCTTTGATATGTCTGTCATTGAGCCTGAAAAGCAAATGCCTTTGCTGGCAAAGCGCGTCGAAATGCTGGCAAGCCTCGCAGATGCTTATAACAAAAGCATATCAGCCAGTAAACGCCTGTTACCTGAAACCAGCCAGCTAGCCCTATCTCTGGAAGTTTTACAAAAGCTAGGTGTATTTATTTCAGAACACTACCCGCAGCATTTGCAAGCCTTCGCAGAAGTCCTAGAACCGTTCGGCGAGGTGATAGAGAAATCCTATGGATAA
- the terL gene encoding phage terminase large subunit, with protein MAKKFSIREFKKNLAEYAASVRRTIEANCVGFDPDPLAVQERRKLVNEPDSGYEYFVNNYFPHYVRHTDKSELHKHLFKRLPEIVCQLLGQNDAIAAPRGEAKSTLVSQLFVLWCIIRGIKKYPVIIMDSIDQAYPMLEAIKAEIEFNPRIAMDFPEIAGGGRVWQAGTIVTRNDVKVTVAGSGKKLRGLRHGAYRPDLVVLDDIENDEQVRNPEQREKLENWLKKTVMPLGAAGGKLDIVYIGTILHYDSVLARTQKNPLWKTAKFQAVIDWPDSMDLWDKWEEILRNDSPEAAELFYKQNENDMLKGSRVSWAARPLYALMLIRVRDGHSTFDSEYQNDPVSGEDAIFKGCINFWINRLAEWVFYGAADPSLGLKGAGRDPSALLGGMNRTTGILDVVEASIRKRLPDRIIEDIITFQLEYGCVLWVIETVQFQEFLRTELVKRSAERGIPVPARAVIPHTDKILRIESLQPHMANSLIRLHPSQKTLISQLEHFPKADHDDGPDALHMLWAAAQSGIGGQFKYTRVPGKRGSRFGSKGAGKSWQYLR; from the coding sequence ATGGCTAAGAAATTCTCTATCCGCGAATTTAAAAAGAATCTGGCGGAGTATGCCGCCAGCGTTCGTCGAACCATTGAGGCTAATTGTGTAGGCTTTGACCCTGACCCGCTCGCAGTACAGGAGCGCCGGAAGTTAGTCAATGAACCGGACAGCGGCTATGAGTATTTCGTTAATAACTACTTTCCACACTATGTCCGCCACACCGACAAAAGCGAACTACACAAGCACCTGTTTAAGCGACTGCCTGAAATTGTATGTCAGTTATTAGGCCAAAATGATGCTATCGCCGCCCCGCGTGGTGAGGCAAAGTCAACGCTCGTCAGTCAATTATTTGTGCTCTGGTGCATCATTCGGGGGATAAAAAAATACCCGGTTATCATAATGGACAGCATCGACCAAGCTTACCCTATGCTAGAAGCCATCAAAGCCGAGATTGAATTTAACCCACGAATAGCAATGGATTTCCCCGAGATTGCCGGAGGGGGGCGCGTATGGCAAGCCGGAACCATTGTGACCCGAAATGATGTTAAGGTCACTGTTGCGGGTAGTGGTAAGAAATTGCGGGGGCTTCGTCATGGTGCTTATCGTCCAGACTTGGTGGTGCTGGATGATATCGAAAACGACGAACAGGTCAGAAACCCGGAGCAGCGCGAGAAGCTGGAAAACTGGTTGAAAAAAACCGTGATGCCGTTGGGAGCCGCAGGGGGCAAGCTTGATATCGTCTATATCGGAACTATCCTGCATTACGATTCCGTATTAGCCCGGACGCAGAAAAACCCACTTTGGAAAACAGCCAAGTTTCAGGCCGTTATTGACTGGCCCGATAGTATGGATTTGTGGGATAAGTGGGAAGAAATACTCCGCAATGACAGCCCGGAAGCGGCAGAACTGTTTTATAAACAGAACGAAAATGACATGCTCAAAGGTTCCCGCGTTAGTTGGGCGGCTCGTCCGCTGTATGCCCTGATGTTGATCCGCGTTCGGGATGGTCATTCAACCTTTGACAGTGAGTATCAAAACGACCCGGTATCCGGCGAAGATGCCATCTTTAAAGGTTGCATTAACTTTTGGATTAACCGTTTAGCCGAGTGGGTTTTCTATGGTGCCGCAGATCCAAGTTTAGGGTTGAAAGGCGCGGGTCGTGACCCGTCAGCGTTACTTGGGGGAATGAATCGGACAACCGGCATTCTGGACGTTGTTGAAGCCTCAATTAGAAAGCGGCTCCCGGACAGGATTATTGAAGATATCATCACGTTTCAACTTGAATACGGTTGCGTCTTATGGGTTATTGAAACCGTACAGTTTCAGGAATTTTTAAGAACGGAACTGGTTAAACGCTCCGCAGAACGCGGCATCCCCGTACCGGCTCGGGCTGTAATACCGCACACAGACAAAATATTGCGAATTGAATCCCTTCAACCGCATATGGCAAACAGCTTGATCCGTCTCCATCCATCACAAAAGACATTAATTAGCCAGCTTGAGCATTTCCCCAAGGCCGATCACGATGACGGGCCAGACGCCCTGCATATGCTGTGGGCGGCGGCGCAATCAGGCATCGGCGGTCAGTTCAAATACACGCGTGTACCCGGCAAACGCGGCTCGCGATTCGGCTCTAAGGGGGCTGGTAAATCATGGCAGTATCTAAGATAG
- a CDS encoding DUF935 domain-containing protein, which translates to MAVSKIVDANGRPFTKKDLKKTQTAEIAGLRHSFTEHPSKGLSLQKLARIMESAEQGDLAAQASLFNDMLERDGHIFSEMQKRKNALLKLDWNINPPEDATPTEKTFAAKVAKWFKSIPDFEDVILNALDAIGHGFSAQEIEWEQYQGDWLPKKLHYRKQTYFKTTTEDGNTLLLNDSIEGSPLWPFKWFVHKHNAKSGDIAESGFVRALVWPYLFKNFAIRDLAEFLEIYGLPARIGTYLQGATEEEKDALLEALVTLGHDAAGIIPSGTEIEFQSAAEGQAANYEVMINWCERTQSKIILGATLTSQADSRSNTNALGNVHNEVRHDLTVADACQLESTFRELILMLCQLNCGEDFDERRLPRFVFDTREIADLVKLADSVSKLVDAGVDTIPVSWVHEKTGIPLPKDGEPTLKRRDTINPVALSQRYKSFAALSQKADDDIDQAQSVLDDAPAAPDAVNQAMLKLIAPMVTALQQGQTPDEALDIIAASYPLLDDKEQQQLLMQAIFVADVWGRLNANS; encoded by the coding sequence ATGGCAGTATCTAAGATAGTGGATGCTAACGGGCGTCCGTTCACCAAAAAGGATTTAAAGAAAACACAGACGGCAGAAATTGCCGGGCTGCGTCATTCGTTCACCGAGCACCCCTCAAAGGGACTGTCGCTGCAAAAGCTGGCCCGCATCATGGAATCCGCAGAGCAAGGCGACCTAGCAGCACAGGCAAGCTTATTTAACGATATGCTGGAGCGTGACGGTCATATCTTTTCAGAAATGCAAAAACGCAAAAATGCATTGTTAAAACTGGATTGGAATATTAATCCCCCCGAAGATGCAACCCCGACGGAGAAGACGTTTGCAGCAAAAGTCGCGAAATGGTTTAAATCAATTCCTGATTTTGAAGACGTTATCTTAAATGCGTTGGATGCTATCGGTCATGGTTTTTCCGCACAAGAAATTGAATGGGAACAGTATCAGGGCGACTGGCTACCAAAGAAACTGCATTACAGAAAACAGACATACTTTAAAACCACCACGGAAGACGGCAACACTTTACTATTAAATGACTCGATTGAAGGTTCCCCGCTATGGCCTTTTAAATGGTTTGTCCATAAGCACAACGCAAAATCGGGCGATATTGCAGAGTCAGGGTTTGTCCGAGCGCTAGTGTGGCCTTACCTGTTTAAGAATTTCGCTATCCGTGATTTAGCCGAGTTTCTCGAAATTTACGGCCTCCCGGCCAGAATCGGAACCTATCTTCAAGGCGCTACCGAAGAAGAGAAAGACGCGCTACTCGAAGCGCTGGTTACATTGGGCCATGATGCCGCCGGGATTATTCCTTCCGGGACGGAAATAGAGTTTCAATCCGCCGCCGAGGGACAAGCGGCAAACTACGAAGTCATGATTAATTGGTGTGAGCGAACACAATCAAAAATCATTCTTGGTGCAACGCTCACCAGTCAGGCCGATTCACGCTCAAACACGAACGCCCTTGGCAATGTGCATAACGAGGTCAGGCATGACCTGACGGTCGCCGATGCCTGCCAGTTGGAAAGCACGTTCCGTGAACTAATCTTGATGTTATGTCAGCTTAATTGTGGTGAGGACTTCGACGAACGTCGGTTGCCCCGGTTTGTTTTCGACACACGAGAGATTGCCGACTTAGTAAAACTCGCGGACAGTGTGTCGAAACTGGTTGACGCCGGGGTCGATACAATCCCGGTATCATGGGTGCATGAAAAAACCGGTATTCCTCTACCTAAAGACGGTGAACCAACATTAAAACGACGGGATACTATCAATCCGGTTGCGTTATCCCAACGATATAAATCGTTTGCAGCACTCAGCCAGAAAGCCGACGACGATATCGATCAGGCACAATCCGTGCTTGATGATGCACCGGCGGCCCCTGATGCTGTTAATCAGGCTATGTTAAAGCTGATTGCACCAATGGTCACAGCATTGCAACAGGGACAAACGCCGGACGAAGCGCTCGACATTATCGCCGCCAGCTACCCGTTATTGGATGACAAAGAGCAACAACAACTACTGATGCAAGCCATCTTTGTTGCTGATGTATGGGGGCGGCTCAATGCCAACAGCTAA
- a CDS encoding phage virion morphogenesis protein → MVRIVIDITRAESALNDVLDSLEHREPLMREISGIMADAVEENFAQEGRPKWLPIKRDGKILQDKGHLASSITPFSDNDTAGAGSNLKYAAIQNNGGTTRPHVIRPRNKKALAFGGRFAKKVNHPGSKIPARTFLSLMDDDYDEIENTGIDYLSRPFD, encoded by the coding sequence ATGGTCAGGATTGTTATTGATATCACCCGTGCTGAAAGTGCCTTAAACGATGTGCTCGACAGCCTCGAACACAGGGAACCGTTGATGCGGGAAATTAGCGGCATCATGGCGGATGCAGTGGAAGAAAATTTCGCACAGGAAGGCCGTCCCAAATGGCTACCAATAAAGCGGGACGGAAAAATCTTACAGGATAAGGGGCATCTTGCATCCAGCATCACACCGTTTTCTGATAATGATACAGCGGGTGCGGGGTCTAACTTGAAATATGCAGCAATACAGAATAACGGTGGCACTACTCGCCCACACGTTATCCGCCCCCGAAATAAAAAGGCGTTGGCATTTGGTGGGCGCTTTGCTAAAAAAGTTAATCATCCGGGGTCAAAGATTCCGGCCCGAACGTTCTTGAGTTTAATGGATGATGATTACGACGAAATAGAAAACACCGGGATAGATTATTTATCCCGGCCTTTTGATTAA
- a CDS encoding phage protease, translated as MKLKIAALTFELQDAGNTIQLLPAGKFRATDGRPFECDDWFIDADIAASLIAKAQAKANRLPIDYEHQTLKSAQNGKPAPAAGWFKQMEWRDVVGLFAIDVDWTADAAKMIAAKEYRYISAVFIYDKTTGRVIEVLHAALTNTPALDGMEEVTLAAASYAAGYLADLSRNPQLNIEDTTAMEDLLEQLRWMLNLPLSATLEEVKAELQKLIDKLTDGAGTTAASVNLITLLQEKEQKITALSQQTTALASQVATLSTNVPQDVVIKLQHEVADLKADREKRAKDEMESAIVAALSDGRLTKALEPWARDTAKTNPDAVKSFLASAKPIASLNQMQTDGKDFAQSDKTYGLDADALAMCATLGVSPEEFAATMKGDA; from the coding sequence ATGAAACTAAAAATCGCCGCATTAACATTCGAACTTCAAGACGCCGGTAACACCATTCAATTACTCCCGGCGGGTAAGTTTCGCGCCACTGATGGTCGCCCGTTTGAGTGCGACGATTGGTTTATCGATGCCGATATCGCCGCAAGCTTGATTGCAAAAGCACAGGCAAAAGCGAATCGCCTCCCCATTGATTACGAACACCAGACATTAAAATCCGCGCAGAACGGCAAACCGGCCCCGGCTGCGGGTTGGTTTAAGCAGATGGAATGGCGCGACGTTGTTGGCTTATTTGCTATTGACGTGGACTGGACAGCCGATGCCGCAAAAATGATTGCGGCAAAAGAGTATCGCTATATATCAGCGGTATTTATCTATGACAAAACCACCGGGCGAGTAATTGAGGTGTTACATGCTGCCCTGACCAATACCCCCGCTCTTGATGGCATGGAAGAAGTAACCCTCGCGGCGGCGTCTTATGCTGCGGGCTACCTTGCCGACTTATCCCGAAACCCACAACTTAACATTGAGGATACAACCGCAATGGAAGACTTACTCGAACAGCTCCGCTGGATGCTGAACTTGCCCCTGTCCGCGACACTGGAAGAGGTAAAAGCAGAGCTGCAAAAGCTGATTGATAAACTTACTGACGGCGCAGGCACCACGGCTGCAAGCGTTAATTTAATCACTTTGTTACAAGAGAAAGAGCAAAAAATCACAGCGCTTTCTCAGCAAACAACCGCGTTAGCCTCGCAGGTTGCCACGCTATCAACCAACGTCCCACAAGACGTCGTTATTAAGCTGCAACATGAAGTTGCCGACCTGAAAGCCGATCGCGAAAAGCGCGCAAAGGATGAAATGGAAAGCGCGATTGTAGCGGCATTATCTGACGGACGCTTAACTAAGGCGCTGGAACCGTGGGCGCGTGATACTGCAAAAACCAATCCGGATGCGGTGAAATCCTTCCTCGCCTCTGCCAAGCCGATTGCATCACTTAATCAGATGCAAACTGACGGTAAAGATTTTGCTCAGTCAGATAAAACCTACGGGCTGGACGCTGACGCGCTGGCGATGTGCGCCACCTTAGGCGTTAGCCCTGAAGAGTTCGCCGCAACCATGAAGGGGGATGCGTAA
- a CDS encoding Mu-like prophage major head subunit gpT family protein, with protein sequence MTINGGAIKNIYVGLKTLFQKAFKETNSDWEKLAMKVTSTTSEEHYWWLDRFPKLKKWIGEKVVKALGAFKYTLVNEDYEATVAIKRNHIKDNQLAGYNIQASAAGKSAKEWPADLVFALLPGGFINECYDGQPFFDTDHPVGKSFVSNKGKKALSAATAAAAKASYGAARTAMRKFKDDEGAALKIKPNLLVVPPALEDVARTICEAEKFENGDRNIYKGTAEVLVVDDLDDDAQWFLFDTNQIIKPLIFQEREAPEFVNQTNIDSDDVFNKAEYKFSVEARGAAGYGFWQMAYGSTGEEA encoded by the coding sequence GTGACTATTAACGGTGGAGCAATTAAGAATATTTATGTTGGTTTAAAAACGCTTTTCCAAAAAGCATTTAAAGAAACCAACTCCGATTGGGAAAAGTTGGCAATGAAAGTCACGTCAACAACCAGTGAGGAGCATTACTGGTGGTTAGACCGCTTCCCAAAATTGAAAAAATGGATTGGCGAAAAAGTCGTTAAAGCACTGGGCGCGTTTAAATACACGTTGGTGAATGAAGACTATGAAGCCACCGTCGCCATTAAACGCAATCACATTAAAGACAATCAACTTGCCGGATATAACATTCAAGCCAGTGCGGCGGGTAAATCGGCGAAAGAATGGCCCGCTGATTTGGTTTTTGCATTATTGCCCGGTGGTTTCATTAATGAATGCTACGACGGTCAACCGTTCTTTGATACTGACCATCCCGTCGGCAAAAGCTTTGTTTCCAATAAAGGGAAAAAAGCCTTATCCGCTGCTACGGCTGCGGCAGCAAAAGCCAGTTACGGGGCAGCAAGAACGGCAATGCGAAAATTTAAGGATGATGAAGGAGCTGCGTTAAAAATTAAACCCAATTTATTAGTGGTTCCGCCAGCATTAGAAGATGTCGCCCGCACGATTTGTGAGGCTGAAAAGTTCGAGAACGGCGACCGCAACATCTACAAAGGCACCGCAGAAGTATTGGTCGTTGATGACTTGGACGACGACGCACAATGGTTCCTGTTTGATACTAATCAGATTATCAAACCTCTGATTTTCCAAGAGCGCGAAGCGCCAGAGTTTGTTAATCAAACCAACATAGACTCTGACGATGTATTCAATAAAGCAGAATACAAATTCAGTGTTGAGGCTCGCGGCGCGGCTGGGTATGGATTCTGGCAAATGGCTTACGGTTCAACGGGAGAGGAAGCGTAA
- a CDS encoding HI1506-related protein, which translates to MKVRITAKRDGFCRCGMSHSSEATTHPEGTFTKAQIKELQESPQLVVELLKDDKEATPPTDITALLVAERQKIEDEYNRLLVEERTRLAEESAAALETEKAKLTASLEADKDDKSKQNEADTKEDKAANKGK; encoded by the coding sequence ATGAAAGTTCGTATTACTGCAAAACGTGACGGCTTTTGCCGTTGCGGCATGTCGCACTCAAGCGAAGCAACAACCCACCCGGAAGGCACATTCACGAAAGCTCAAATCAAAGAGCTACAGGAAAGCCCACAACTGGTCGTTGAGTTATTGAAGGATGACAAGGAAGCCACACCACCAACGGATATCACTGCGTTGTTAGTTGCCGAGCGTCAGAAAATAGAAGACGAATATAATCGCCTGTTGGTGGAGGAGAGAACCCGACTGGCGGAGGAAAGCGCCGCTGCTCTGGAAACGGAAAAAGCCAAATTAACGGCAAGTCTCGAAGCTGACAAGGACGATAAATCCAAACAGAACGAGGCTGACACTAAAGAAGACAAAGCCGCGAACAAAGGTAAATAG
- a CDS encoding gp436 family protein yields the protein MYAQRQDMEDVFGLKEVITLTDRNRLGEIDDVVLRKALARASSEIDSYIGSRYTLPLSADIIPEALVDRCCDITRFKLCGTSGVQLTEEIRARYEDAVRYLEQIASGKIKLGTGGIGTAKTTNTVKFASGGRQFGRDKTNGGAF from the coding sequence ATGTACGCACAGCGACAGGACATGGAAGACGTTTTTGGATTGAAAGAAGTTATCACCCTGACTGACAGAAACCGGCTGGGAGAGATTGACGACGTGGTTTTGCGAAAAGCTTTAGCGCGGGCCAGTTCTGAAATTGATAGTTACATCGGTAGCCGTTACACGCTCCCTTTGTCTGCTGACATCATCCCGGAGGCGTTAGTGGATCGTTGCTGTGATATCACTCGTTTCAAGCTCTGCGGAACAAGTGGCGTACAACTGACAGAGGAAATCCGGGCGCGTTATGAAGACGCCGTCCGGTACTTGGAGCAAATCGCGTCAGGCAAAATCAAACTAGGCACAGGCGGGATAGGCACAGCAAAGACCACTAACACAGTGAAATTTGCGTCCGGTGGTCGCCAGTTTGGCAGAGATAAAACCAATGGAGGTGCATTTTGA
- a CDS encoding DUF1834 family protein, with protein MNPSDIEHAICERLRAGLGRMVDSVQSYGGELDGNPHEIIRVLPGAWVTFGGIHKTEKTNTTGRKFRDHARFAVIVADRNIRSETASRQGGVLESEVGTNLLVTAVRRLLTGQSLGLKISCLTPGRVRSLFNTQLEQQAVSAFACEFDTSWFYSSLDDSRFPETPLNPAGEVDITHPDYPFTRYRGAIDEPYPDLKTIKLKIDEVNTPLNPDLEGQVTYD; from the coding sequence TTGAATCCAAGTGATATCGAGCATGCTATTTGTGAGCGTCTTCGGGCTGGACTCGGCAGGATGGTTGACAGTGTACAAAGCTATGGCGGCGAGCTGGATGGCAATCCGCATGAAATTATCCGGGTATTGCCGGGCGCGTGGGTGACGTTTGGTGGCATTCACAAGACTGAGAAAACCAACACTACCGGACGTAAATTTCGTGACCATGCACGCTTTGCGGTGATAGTTGCTGACCGAAACATCCGCAGCGAAACAGCCTCGCGACAGGGTGGCGTATTGGAAAGCGAAGTCGGAACAAACCTTCTTGTGACTGCCGTTCGTCGTTTACTGACTGGACAGTCATTGGGCTTAAAAATCTCTTGTTTGACTCCGGGTCGTGTTCGCTCGCTGTTTAATACACAGTTAGAACAACAGGCCGTATCAGCGTTCGCTTGCGAATTCGACACCAGTTGGTTCTATTCCTCATTGGACGATAGCCGATTCCCTGAAACCCCATTAAACCCGGCTGGCGAAGTAGACATCACGCATCCGGATTACCCGTTCACCCGTTATCGGGGTGCGATTGATGAGCCGTACCCGGACTTAAAAACCATCAAGCTGAAAATTGATGAAGTCAACACCCCGTTAAACCCTGACTTAGAAGGACAAGTCACCTATGACTAA
- a CDS encoding DUF2635 domain-containing protein, with product MTKTLTVIAATGVEVPMYADPKHYITDAEAVTVEDNAYYRRCIKSGDLVYPPALPEPEVLTVATDSKAKKKGATDGE from the coding sequence ATGACTAAGACATTAACGGTCATTGCTGCAACGGGCGTTGAAGTCCCGATGTATGCAGACCCTAAACACTATATTACTGATGCAGAAGCGGTCACGGTTGAGGATAACGCCTATTATCGCCGCTGTATTAAAAGCGGTGATTTAGTGTATCCACCTGCGCTGCCGGAACCCGAAGTCCTGACAGTCGCAACCGACAGCAAAGCCAAGAAAAAAGGGGCGACAGATGGCGAGTGA